ATTTTGGAGAGGCCTGCATGATGTCTTGGTCAGTTTCATCCTCTGAGTTTGAGTTAGAGATAGGCTTGTTCGTCGTGAACTTTTCAGGACTGTTTAAAATGATTGGGTGGTATTTTTGTTGAGGCGATTGCAGAGATTTTGGAGTTGAGGACAAAGTAATCTTTTTATGTGGTGGAGTTGTTGGCATAGCCGGAGCAGCTCTAAATACTGTCTTTTGGGATTCGAATTTATCGTTATGGTCGAGGTTCATGCGTTCGTCCAGTAATttctttagttttcttGCCTTGAAACTGTTAGTTTTCTTATGCATACGAGTACGATTCTTCTTTACAGCTTTAACCAAGGAACCACTGATCATTGATGTGAATTGAGCGGATGGGCTGCTTGGTGGTGTGACTAATACCTTGCTTTTGTTCGAAGTATTGGATAATTCATAAAATTCATCTGGAGATGATATGATGGAAGAAATCCTTGCAGCATCAGCTAGCAGGTTTAATCCATGTGTAAGATTTCCAGATCTTGGATTAACTTGGGACACTTGCTCTATAATGCTCTGATATTGACTGTAGTTTGTTTCCTTACACCACTCCGTTAGATTCTGTTTCCATAAAGGAGTGTAACTGCAAGTGTCTGGGTATCTGTATGAATATTCCTGGACCTTTGGATTAGGTAGGAGTTTCAAGTGTTTCAATTGAGGTAAGGGGGTATTGGATTGTGTCATTGCTTGTTTAACATTAGCGTTGTATGGAGAGAACGATAGTTGAGCGCTTGTACCATTTTCTCCGAGtgttgtttgtttccaAGCTAGAGAATTGCTCGAAGAACAGACCGGAGAAGTTGTTGGTGTGATTTGCACTAGTCCTGAAGGTGATGCAGGGGCggttttggatttttttcttgCATCAAAAAAGTATGGtgattcttcaacagcTCTTGGTGTGTGTGCAGTGTGTGTCAATGAAGGCAAGAGCAAATCATCGAAagatctttttcttctgatgTAGTACTTGTTTTCTGAACTATGGTCAGAGAGAGATAAGGATTTGGAGACAGCAGACATTTTTTGAAGGTTGAGTAAATGAAATTAACGAGtgctttgttttatttttcttggaaaggAATTCAAAGGAATGGTGAAGTTTTTCCTTATGgggatgatgatgatgttgatgatggaAAAGGTCTTCGGAAATTAAAAGAGTGGATGTGATATCTAATTAGACCAAAAACGTAAGCTCCTGTGGAAGGTAAGTTTCGAATGTTGAGGTGTTATGATATTAGGAATATAAATGAATAAGTATCGAATCAGAATTAATACCAAATCAGAAAATGCTAATCAAATTACATCATAAGCAAAGGGAAACTGTGAAGGTTTTTAGATCAACTGCAAGGTGAAATCAAAGTTGGTTTATATACTACCAGTTGAATTATCAAGGGCTAGTCGTCCAAAAATATGATGTACATATGCCAGCAGTTTAGCTGATCGAAAAGTAAACAATGATTCTAGCGACGTCCCAAAAATATGATCCGCAGAGAAATATGAGTGACGTGAACCCGCATGAAAACCTCTTGTcatttgttattgttttcttgggTAGGCCCTGTATGGCCTATTCCTATGTGAAATTCTGACGCTATACAACCAAGTTCCAGGATTCTGGTCTAATGTTAGAAACTAGGAAGCAGGTACATTATTTGATTTACAAGTACATAAACCCTCTCTGCGCTCTCAATGTCTAATGCAATGTTTACAAAACAATG
This genomic interval from Kluyveromyces marxianus DMKU3-1042 DNA, complete genome, chromosome 4 contains the following:
- the ASH1 gene encoding DNA-binding transcription repressor ASH1 codes for the protein MSAVSKSLSLSDHSSENKYYIRRKRSFDDLLLPSLTHTAHTPRAVEESPYFFDARKKSKTAPASPSGLVQITPTTSPVCSSSNSLAWKQTTLGENGTSAQLSFSPYNANVKQAMTQSNTPLPQLKHLKLLPNPKVQEYSYRYPDTCSYTPLWKQNLTEWCKETNYSQYQSIIEQVSQVNPRSGNLTHGLNLLADAARISSIISSPDEFYELSNTSNKSKVLVTPPSSPSAQFTSMISGSLVKAVKKNRTRMHKKTNSFKARKLKKLLDERMNLDHNDKFESQKTVFRAAPAMPTTPPHKKITLSSTPKSLQSPQQKYHPIILNSPEKFTTNKPISNSNSEDETDQDIMQASPKSSPSQRRNSNRFCVSCHCTDSPCWRPSWSKSKQDQLCNSCGLRYKKTHTRCTNQNCRKIPSKGELTLMKSNKPITFTKPDGTHTYGMACLFCGHTVATDE